The following coding sequences lie in one Haemorhous mexicanus isolate bHaeMex1 chromosome 10, bHaeMex1.pri, whole genome shotgun sequence genomic window:
- the KLHL24 gene encoding kelch-like protein 24: protein MVLILGRRLNREDSGIRDSPATKRKVFEMDPKSLSGPEFFDFSSGSSHAESILQIFNEFRDSRLFTDVIICVEGREFPCHRAVLSACSSYFRAMFCNDHRESREMLVEINGIFAEAMDCFLQYVYTGKVKITTENVQYLFETSSLFQISVLRDACAKFLEEQLDPCNCLGIQRFADTHSLKTLFTKCRNFALQTFEDVSQHEEFLELGKDELIDYICSDELVISKEEMVFEAVMRWVYRAVELRRPVLHELLTHVRLPLLHPNYFVQTVEVDQLIQNSPECYQLLHEARRYHILGNEMMSPRTRPRRSTGYSEVIVVVGGCERVGGFNLPYTECYDPVTGEWKSLAKLPEFTKSEYAVCALRNDILVSGGRINSRDVWIYNSQLNIWIRVASLNKGRWRHKMAVLLGKVYVVGGYDGQNRLSSVECYDSFSNRWTEVAPLKEAVSSPAVTSCVGKLFVIGGGPDDNTCSDKVQSYDPDTNSWLLRATIPIAKRCITAVSLNNLIYVAGGLTKAIYCYDPIEDYWMHVQNTFSRQENCGMSVCNGKIYILGGRRENGEATDTILCYDPATGIITGVAAMPRPVSYHGCVTIHRYNEKGFKL, encoded by the exons ATGGTACTAATATTGGGACGCAGACTGAATAGAGAGGATAGCGGGATACGAGATTCCCCTGCAACCAAGCGGAAAGTCTTTGAAATGGACCCAAAATCGTTGTCAGGCCCTGAGTTTTTCGACTTCTCCTCGGGATCATCCCACGCAGAAAGCATTCTCCAGATCTTCAATGAATTCCGAGACAGCCGGCTGTTCACGGATGTCATCATCTGCGTGGAGGGCCGGGAGTTCCCGTGCCACCGCGCCGTCCTCTCGGCCTGCAGCAGCTACTTCAGGGCCATGTTCTGCAACGAccacagggagagcagggagatgcTGGTGGAGATCAACGGCATCTTTGCCGAAGCCATGGATTGCTTTTTGCAGTACGTGTACACGGGCAAGGTGAAAATCACCACGGAGAACGTGCAGTATCTCTTCGAAACGTCGAGCCTGTTCCAGATCAGCGTCCTACGCGACGCCTGCGCCAAgttcctggaggagcagctggacccCTGCAATTGCCTGGGCATCCAGCGCTTCGCCGACACGCACTCGCTCAAGACGCTGTTCACCAAGTGCAGGAACTTCGCGCTGCAGACGTTCGAGGACGTGTCCCAGCACGAAGAgttcctggagctgggcaaggaCGAGCTGATTGATTACATCTGCAGCGACGAGCTGGTGATCAGCAAGGAGGAGATGGTGTTCGAGGCCGTCATGCGCTGGGTGTACCGCGCCGTCGAGCTGCGCCGGCCCGTGCTCCACGAGCTCCTGACGCACGTCAGGCTCCCGCTCCTGCACCCCAACTACTTTGTTCAGACTGTGGAGGTGGACCAGTTGATTCAGAATTCCCCAGAGTGCTATCAGCTGCTGCACGAAGCCAGGCGATACCACATCCTTGGAAACGAGATGATGTCTCCCAGAACTAGGCCACGCAG ATCAACTGGTTATTCTGAGGTGATAGTTGTTGTTGGAGGCTGTGAACGAGTTGGAGGGTTTAATTTGCCATACACGGAGTGCTATGATCCTGTGACAGGAGAGTGGAAGTCACTGGCTAAACTTCCAGAGTTTACCAAGTCTGAGTATGCCGTGTGTGCACTGCGGAATGATATTCTTGTTTCAG gTGGAAGAATCAATAGCCGGGATGTCTGGATTTATAACTCTCAACTTAACATTTGGATCAGAGTTGCCTCCCTAAATAAAGGCAGATGGAGACATAAAATGGCTGTTCTTCTGGGTAAA GTGTACGTGGTGGGAGGATACGACGGGCAGAACCGCCTGAGCAGTGTGGAGTGCTACGACTCCTTCTCCAACCGCTGGACAGAGGTGGCTCCCCTGAAGGAGGCCGTGAGCTCCCCAGCTGTCACCAGCTGTGTTGGCAAACTCTTTGTCATTGGGGGTGGCCCTGATGACAACACCTGTTCTGACAAG GTTCAGTCTTACGATCCTGATACCAACTCCTGGTTGCTGCGTGCCACCATCCCCATTGCCAAGAGATGTATCACCGCCGTGTCCCTGAACAACCTGATCTACGTGGCTGGCGGGCTCACCAAAGCCATTTACTGCTATGACCCCATTGAGGACTACTGGATGCATGTACAGAATACATTCAGCAGACAG GAAAATTGTGGCATGTCTGTGTGTAATGGAAAAATCTATATCCTTGGTGGAAGACGGGAAAATGGAGAAGCCACAGACACTATTCTTTGTTATGACCCTGCCACGGGCATTATCACAGGAGTAGCAGCCATGCCCAGGCCAGTATCTTATCATGGCTGTGTGACCATTCATAGATATAATGAAAAAGGCTTTAAACTGTAA